A genome region from Nicotiana tabacum cultivar K326 chromosome 13, ASM71507v2, whole genome shotgun sequence includes the following:
- the LOC107770940 gene encoding UDP-glycosyltransferase 75C1, which produces MAKLKDNCHVLLVTFPSQGQINPSLQFAKRLIKLGVNVTFSTSLSALNCISNNLPSVEGLTLAPFSDGYDNGYPNVGKSLDEYREFYASFIALGSEFVSEIFTDRAKEGRPFSRIIYTAVLSWVGIVARRLNAPATLLWIQPATLLDIYYYYFTSYKEAFKNCPDEDKSLEIPGLPFFVGTREIPSFLLSSNGLMDWLIQTIKEHIELINSESNEIVLVNTFDALEFEALRAIKNVNMVGIGPLIPSAFLDGNPSDTSYGGDLRQCSKDYMEWLNSKPNASVVYVAFGSYTELPKQMMEEIAQGLLQSERPFLWVVNGENTMENLSCKEELEKQGKIVSWCSQVEVLQHPSLGCFLTHCGWNSTLESLVSGIPVVACPLWTDQGCNSKLIQDVWKTGVRVNVNEDGFVEGAEFKRCIEIVMADGKEGEELRKNAKKWRDSAKDTIKEDGSSNVNLKAYVDEVLNSHA; this is translated from the exons ATGGCAAAACTGAAAGATAATTGTCATGTTCTTCTTGTAACTTTCCCATCCCAAGGCCAAATTAATCCATCTCTTCAATTTGCCAAGCGTTTAATCAAGCTTGGAGTAAATGTCACCTTCTCCACAAGTCTATCAGCACTAAACTGCATATCTAATAATCTTCCCTCTGTCGAAGGCTTAACTTTGGCTCCATTTTCTGATGGCTATGACAATGGCTACCCCAACGTTGGCAAATCCCTCGATGAGTATCGAGAGTTCTATGCTTCCTTCATTGCTCTTGGGTCCGAGTTTGTGTCCGAAATCTTTACTGACAG GGCGAAGGAGGGGCGCCCATTTTCGCGTATTATCTACACGGCCGTGCTCTCTTGGGTTGGCATAGTGGCAAGAAGGCTTAATGCCCCAGCCACACTTCTATGGATTCAACCAGCCACACTTTTAGACATCTACTACTATTACTTCACTAGTTACAAAGAAGCATTCAAGAATTGTCCTGATGAGGACAAATCACTTGAGATTCCTGGGCTTCCATTCTTTGTAGGTACTCGTGAGATTCCATCATTTTTGCTTTCGAGTAATGGACTTATGGACTGGCTAATTCAAACAATAAAAGAGCATATTGAGTTAATAAATAGTGAAAGTAATGAAATAGTACTTGTGAACACTTTTGATGCTTTGGAATTTGAGGCATTGAGGGCTATAAAGAATGTGAATATGGTAGGGATTGGCCCTTTGATTCCTTCAGCTTTTCTTGATGGAAATCCTTCTGATACTTCTTATGGAGGCGATTTGCGACAATGTTCAAAAGATTACATGGAGTGGTTGAATTCAAAGCCTAATGCATCTGTAGTTTATGTAGCATTTGGTAGTTATACTGAATTACCAAAACAAATGATGGAAGAGATTGCTCAAGGATTGTTACAAAGTGAGAGGCCATTTTTGTGGGTAGTTAATGGAGAAAATACAATGGAAAATTTAAGTTGCAAAGAGGAACTtgaaaaacaagggaaaatagtgtctTGGTGTTCTCAAGTGGAGGTTTTACAACACCCTTCTTTGGGTTGTTTCTTGACTCATTGTGGATGGAATTCGACTCTGGAGAGCTTAGTTTCTGGGATTCCTGTCGTGGCGTGTCCACTTTGGACCGATCAAGGTTGTAATTCTAAGCTTATTCAAGATGTTTGGAAGACTGGTGTGAGAGTGAATGTAAATGAAGACGGCTTTGTTGAAGGGGCCGAGTTCAAGAGGTGCATAGAAATTGTGATGGCGGATGGAAAGGAAGGAGAGGAATTGAGGAAAAATGCTAAGAAATGGAGGGACTCAGCTAAAGATACTATTAAGGAAGATGGTTCATCTAATGTGAATCTCAAGGCTTATGTTGATGAGGTTCTTAATAGCCATGCATAA